CAGCAACGTGCAGCGCCTCACCGACGCTCCCGGCCCGGACTCCTTACCCATCTACACCCCCAGCGGCGACATCATCTTCCGCAGCGCCCGCAGCGGGGCCTGGGGCATCTGGAAAATGAGCGGCAGCGGGGCCAATCAAACGGAAATCATCCCCAATGCCGGCGTTGGTCCGGATTGGGCAAAAAGCAAGATGGACGTGCGGTAAAACTTAATGCGCATCAGGCTCGAATCAATTGGCTGTCGCCTGAATATCAGCGAAATCGAAGAAATGGCCCGGCGCTTTAGCAGCGCCGGGCATCGTTTGGTAGGGCCGGGCGAGATAGCCGACTTATATGTTTTCAATTCCTGCACCGTTACCCATAGCGCGGCCCGCAAGTCGCGCCAGATTATTCGCCAGATGCGGCGGGCTAACCCGGCCGCCAAAGTGGTGGTGACCGGCTGTTACGCCCAACTCTCTCCCGCCCAAGTGCAAAGCCTGGGCGTTGACTTGGTGGTCGGCAACAGCCAGAAGGATGATTTGCCCGACCTCCTTGTCGAGGCCGGTTTTTTGGCAGACGCCGACCCGCTGCCGGCGGTTGATGCGTCGCCGATTTCATTGACCTCTACTGAACACACCCGCGCCTTTGTCAAGGTGCAGGACGGCTGCGATAATCGCTGCGCTTTTTGCATTGTCACCGTGGCCCGGGGGGCCGCCCGCAGCCGGCCCGTAGCCGGTGTTATTGCCGAGATCAAGCGTTTAACGGAGGCGGGTTACCGGGAAGCTGTGCTCAGCGGGGTGCATCTTGGTTCTTACGGGCATGATTGGGGTGAGCAGCGGGGATTGTATCAGTTAGTGCAGGCTGTTCTGGCCGAAACGGACCTGCCCCGGCTGCGCCTGTCGTCGCTGGAGCCGTGGGATTTGACTGAGGAATTTTTTGAGTTGTGGCAGAATAAGCGGCTGCTGCCCCATTTACACCTGCCCCTGCAAAGCGGCTGCAACGCTACCTTGCGCCGGATGGCCCGCCGGGTCACCCAGGCTAAATTCGTCGGCCTGGTTCAGGCGGCCCGGGCGGCCATCCCAGACTTGTCCGTGACCACCGACATCATTGTTGGTTTTCCCGGCGAAACCGAAGCGGAATTCAACGAGTCGCTGGCCTTTGTGCGCCAACTGGCTCCGGCCAAACTGCACATTTTCCGCTACTCCCGGCGTGAAGGCACGGCGGCAGCCAGGATGAAGGGTCAGGTGCCCGCGCCGGTAGCTCAGGAGCGCAGCCAAAGGATGCACGCCCTCAATGCAACCCTGGAACGGGCCTTTCGCCAAAAATTCATTGGCCGCACTATGCCCGTGCTCTGGGAAAGTAGCGAGGTATTTGGTTTTGGTTTACAGTGGAGCGGCCTGACCAACAACTATGCCCGCGTTGTGGCCCACACCAGGCCCCAGGTTGACCTGCGTAACCGGGTCATCGAAACAGACCTGGTGGGCCTGGCCCCGGCGGCGCTGATAGGAAAATTACCGCCTCTGCCTCAAGTCGGCTCTGCCGCCGGCTGAGGTAATCCCTTTAAAGCCAGGAGATGTTTGTTTGAGCCAAAAGCTCCTCGTGGTCGAGTCGGCCAAAAAAGCCCGCACCATTAAGGGCATGCTGGGTTCCGGATTCATCGTTAAGGCCACCAGTGGTCACATTCTGGAAATGCCCGGCGACGATATGCACGTCAACCTGAAAGATTTTACGCCTACGCTGCGCCTTATTAAGGGCAAGGGCAAAAAAATAGAGGAATTGAAACAGGCGGCGGCTGAAGCCGAGGTGGTTTACCTGGCTACGGATATGGACCGGGAGGGCGAGGCCATTGCCCAGCATGTGGCGTCACGTTTGGGCCGGGCCGGAGCGGGTAAAGTCCAACGGATCACTTTTACGGCGATCACCCAGGCCGACCTGCAAGCGGCCTTGGCCGCGCCGCGCCAGATTGACCGGCGTTTGGTAGAAGCGCAAGTGGCTCGCCGGGTGACCGACCGGCTGGTGGGCTACATGGTCAGCCCGGTGTTGTGGCAGGGTTTGGCGGGGATGAAGCGGCTGTCGGCGGGGCGGGTGCAGTCGCCTGCGCTGTGGCTGGTGGTGGAGCGGGAACGGGCCATCCGGGCTTTTACGCCGGAAGAGTGGTGGAGCGTGGAGGCCGAACTTTCTAAAACCGCCGATCCGAACCACCAAAAGTTTTGGGCCATCCTATTCAGGATCAAGGGCAAAAAGCCGGAATTAAAAACCCAGGCCGAGGCGCAGCAAGTGCTGGCCGACCTCAAAGGAGCAACCTGGCGCGTGCAGCAGGTCAAAAAAGGAATGTACACGCGCCGGCCTTACCCCCCCTTTACCACCGACTCGCTGCAACAGGCGGCCTCAAGTCAACTGGGATTTAATCCTCGTTTCACTATGAAGCTGGCCCAAGAACTGTACGAGGGGGTCAAATTAGGCGAGGGCAAAGCCGTTGGCCTGATTACGTACATCCGCACCGACAGTGTGGCCATAGCGCCGGAGGCTCAGGAAACCGCCCGCGCCGTGGTGACCAAGTTTTGGGGCGAGGTTTACCTGCCGCCCTCTCCCCCCGTTTACCAGACCCGCGACAAAACCGCCCAGGAAGCGCACGAGGCCATTCGCCCGGTTGACTCCTGGCGCACGCCTAAATCCGTTGAGCCGTATCTAACCCCGCCGCAGCACCAACTCTACCGCCTGATCTGGCGGCGATTTATTGCCAGCCAGATGAAGCCTGCCCTGTACGATACCGTGACGGTGGATATTGAAACGTTGCTGGAAAACAGTCCTACCGTTTACCTGTTTCGGGCCAGGGGACGAACCCTGCGTTTTGCCGGGTTTTTGAAAGTATACGGGGTGGATGTTGACGCGGAAGAAGCGCGGCAGGCCCGGAAACCGGGGGAGCAAAGCAGCCCAGGAGAGGGAATTGAAAATGAGAAAATGCCGGAGCTGGTCAAAGGTGATCCGTTGACCCTACATCAGCTTATGCCCAAACAACACTTCACCCAACCGCCCCACCGTTACACCGAAGCGCAACTCATTGGCGAGTTGAAAAAATTGGGCTTGGGCCGGCCCAGCACTTACGCCACTATTGTGGAAACCCTCAAAGAGCGAAGGTACGTGGGGGTGGAACAAAAACGGCTCTACCCTACTCCACTTGGGTTCCAGGTGTGTGAATTGCTGGAGAAGCACGTGGAGATGGTGGTTGACGTGGCCTTTACGGCCCGGATGGAAGAGAATTTGGATCGTATTGCCCGGGGTGAAGTGGGCCGGTTGGCCGTGATGCAGGAATTTTACGGGCCGTTCAAGGCTGTGGTGGATCAAGCCATGCGGGCTGCGGCAGCCGAGCGCCAACCCGTGACCAGGAGCGGAACCACGCCCAAAACGAGAAAGGCCGCCGCCAAAGGAGCCAAAAAATCGTTGCCCAAATCTGAGAAGGAAGGGCAGCCGTGCCCTCAATGCGGCCAGGGTACGTTGGTGGTCAAAAGCGGTAAATTTGGCCCATTTTTGGGTTGTTCACGGTATGCGGCAGGAGGGTGTCAATATACGGAAAATATCCCTGGTCGGCGGGGCCGGAAGGGACAATAAGACTTTATTTTAGATAAGGGCCTATCCAAATTGCCACAATAGTCAAGTTTAAGTAATATTAGTTCAGGAGGTCATAAATCCAATCAGCCTCATGTCATTTCGAGGCCGTAGGCCGAGAACTCTCTATGGCGCAACAATTAAAATGGAGTTGGCTGAATAAAACTCCTTTTTTACCGGCCACGTTTTTAATAAAAGTAGCGTTGCAGGGATTTCTCCCTTCGGTCGAAGCTTGTCCTGAGTACAGCCGAATGATGGCATACTTGAGGCGTAATAATTTTTGAATCAAACCGTCAAAATTATTCAATGAGGAGCATGTAACGTGAGTCTTGAAACTATCTACGAAGCAGTATTGAACGGCGACGCCAAAACCGCCGGAGCGGATACCAAAGCGGCCCTAGAGGATAACGTGCCTGCCGCCGATATTTTGCGCCAGGCCTGTATCCCGGCTATGACCGAGGTGGGCCGGCTTTTTGAGCAAGGGGAAAAGTTTGTGCCCGAAATGCTCATCTCGGCCCGGGCCATGCAGGCGGCAATGGCCATTTTGAAACCGCACCTGGTGGATGCCGGGGTTGAAACCCTGGGCAAAGTGGTTATTGGCACCGTGGCGGGAGACCTGCACGACATCGGCAAAAATCTGGTGTCCATGATGTTAGAGGGCGCCGGTTTTGAAATTGTTGACCTGGGTACCGATGTTTCTCCCGATAAATTTGTGGAGGCCGTTCAAGAAAACAATCCTGATATTATCGGCATGTCGGCCTTGTTGACCACCACAATGACCGCCATTGGCGCCACAATTCAGGCCTTGACTGAAGCCGGGATGCGCGACAAGGTAAAAATACTGGTTGGCGGCGCGCCCATCACCCAAGAATTTGCCGACAAAGTGGGCGCCGACGGTTTTGCCCCCGACGCCGGCAGCGCGGCTCGCGTGGCCAAGGCCGTGGTTGGCGCGGCCTGAATTCCACAATCCTCCCCCAAGAAGCAAATTGTATGAAGCAAAGCATCTCTACAAACAGAGATGCTTTGCTTCTGTGTTGTCCTCGCCTTAGTTGGTGAAGAAATATTTTTTCTCAATCAAGCACTAAGCCGCTTTGGGTGTATCTTCTTTTTCTTCTTCTTCTTCCTCCTCCCAATTCCACCAGGGGCCACACCAGTTGCCAAATTCAGCCCAAAAATGCGGACCAAAACTAAAGCCAAAACCATGCCCGGGGTGTTTCTTACGGCGATGATGATGGGAAAAACGAGGCCCAAAGCCATGCAACATCTCGCGGATAGCTTCCTTATCTCCTTTAATCTCAAGGCGAAAGCCATCGTCTGTTTCAATTACTCTGAATTCGTTGATTACTTTTTCCACGTTATACCTCCATATTGTCAATCAACTTGATTTTAGATGATTTTCCTTGTAAAGGTCTGCCAGCAACCTGCCCAAAACAATAATCACTTCTTCTAACTTGGGCCGCATGACCTCTTTCAACCGAGTTAACTCTGTCTGCCCGGTGCCGGTGAGTTGATAGAAGCGGCGGGTCCGTTTAGTGGCGTCTTCCCACTCACCTTCAATCAACCCTTGTTGTTCCAACATATCCAGCAGGGGGTAGATGGCACCAGGGTTGGCCGACCAGCGCCCCTCGGTGCGAATTTCAATCTCGTTCATGATTTCGTTGCCGTAACGAGGTTGTTGGGAGAGCAAATGCAATACCAAGAGAGGTAACAGCCCGCCCCCTTTGCTCAAAAACATGCCCACCATCGGGTTAAAGCCTTGCGGTCCCCACGGGCCGCCTTTAAAACGCCGCCCGCCAAAAAACCAGTGATGCTCCGGCGGTTGGCCCAAAAATTCGTGTAAATGCTCGCGCCAGGCCCGGGCCATTTCCCGCGGCGAAGGCGATTCGCTGCCATGATGGGCGTGCCAGGCTTCCCAAAATGAATTTTTCCACTCGCGTCGTTTTTTGGACATAAGCTGTTGTGTCGAGATAAAGTATATTGAATTCAATATAATTATGCTAAATGTACCACCGTTGTGATCTATTGTCAAAACAATGAAATAATGGAGTCCAAAATGGACTCCATTGTTTCATTTTTGATGGCGTATTTCCGTTTGGATTAGGGCCGCGGCGCGTCCTCGATAGCCTTGCCTTCGCCCAGAACCTGGTCAATGTGCGCCAGCCAGTCGCTAATGGGGATGTTTTGGGGGCAGAGTTGTTCGCACTCGAGGCATTGGATACACACGCTGGCGCGTTCGGCTTCGGGGATCCAGGTGTAGGCCCCCCGCGCCCAATCGAGTTTGTCGTACATGATGCCGTCGTTGTAGATTTCAAAATTGCGGGGGATGGCCACGCCGTTTGGACACGGCAGGCAGTATTCGCAGTGGGTGCAGGGAATGGGGCTGAACTCCTGGTACTTTATCCGCACCTGGTCAAAGAGTTCCAGGCTGCCCTCGGCAGTTAGAAGATCGATGCCGGACTGCTCGGCGCTGGCCACGTTTTCCTCAACCTGTTTCATGGTGCTCATCCCGCTCAGCACCACCGACACTTCCGGCTGATTCCACAACCACTGCAAAGCCCAATCGGCCGAGGCCCGCTTTTTGGCCGCGGTATCCCAGATTTGTTGGATAGCTGCGGGTGGTTCAACCAATCTACCGCCTAACAGCGGTTCCATGATCACCACGGCCAAACCTTTTTCGGCGGCGTATTTCAGCCCTTTAGTGCCGGCCTGGTTTTCGATGTCCATGTAGTTGTATTGGATTTGAGCGAAGGTCCACTTGTCGTAGGCGTCAACAATTTCTTGAAAGGCCGGGTAGTCGTCGTGAAAGGAGAAACCCAGGTAGCCGATGCGGCCGTCGGCAATGGCCTTTTCCGCCCACTCCAGCACGTTCAGTTTAGCCAACTTACGCCACCGCTCTGCGCCCAGGGCGTGCAGCAGGTAAAAGTCAATATGATCGGTTTGCAGCTTTTGCAGTTGCTCGTTGAGAAATTTATCAAAATCGCCGGATTCGTTGGTCAGCCAGGTGGGCAATTTGGTGGCCAGTTTAACCTTGTTGCGATAGCCGCCTTGCAGCGCCCGGCCCACCACCCATTCACTCTGGCCGCCATGGTAGGGATAGGCCGTATCCACATAGTTTACGCCGTGGTCAATGGCGTAGTGCAACATTCTGGTTGTTTCCGGCTCATCAATATTGGTTTTATCTTCGCCTTTGGTGGGTAGGCGCATGGCCCCAAAACCCAGGGCCGAGACACGCCAGCCCAACCGGCCAAATTGACGATATCGCATGGATGTATACCTCCTTGGTCATCTATCAAGCTATAGGGGTGAAATGGCTTTTTACTCGCAGGTGGGATAAAAATACCGTCCCGGGACAGCCGGAATTACCACACCGTTTTGCCCCGGGAAGTGAAAAGAAAACCCATTTTATTGTAACATTGGGCCGGCTCATTGAACAGGGACAAAACGCCCAGGGGGAGGGGACATTTGTCCCTGACCAGCAATTTTGATGACAGTTTTTCTTTAGCCCAAAAACTTTGCTTCGGACAGTCCCGGGACCTCTACCTTGAGCCGGAAGATATCGCCGGCCAGGGGTTGGTTTTTCAATTCGGCCTCGGCCAAGTCGGGCCGGGCCGAGGTGATGTAAAGTTCGTCCAGGTTTGGGCCGCCAAAGGCGCAACTGGTAGGTCGTTGCACCGGCATCTGGATCACTCGTTCCACCTGGCCTGCCGGGCTGTAGCGCGTGATTTTCCAACCGTCCCAGTGGGCGCTCCAAATAAAACCGTCGCGGTCAACGGCTAAACCATCGGGAAGACCTTCATCTTCGGGAACCTGAACAAAAATGCGCCGGTTTTTGATGTTGCCGGTGGCAGAATCAAAATCATAGGCATAAATCGCCCGCGCCGGGGAGTCGGTAAAGTACATGGTTTTATCATCGGGACTCCAGCCCAGGCCGTTGGATACGCCAATGCCCGTTTCCATTTTATGAACCGAACCGTCGGGGTCAAGACGATAGAGGCTATTGGTAAACCCTTCGCTCATGGTCCCCGCCCAAAAGCGGCCCTGCCGGTCAACCGCGCCGTCGTTAAAACGAGCCTGGGGCCGGTCCGCTTCGGGGTCGGTTATAAATTCCAGGACTTGTTTGTTAAAATCCCAAAGGGCAAAACCGTCCCGGGTGGCCATAACCAGCCCCCCGGCGGCGCGAAAAGCCAAAACACCAATAGGCAAGCCTACCGCAATCACTTCGTGCCGGCCGGTCGCCGGAATCAGGCGATGAAAGTTGTGCCTGGGAATGTCAACCCAGTAGAGGGCCTGTTCTTCAGGATGCCAGAGCGGGCCTTCGCCCAATTCGTTTCGCACAGCCAAAACGTGTTCTAATTTATTCATCTTTTGACCTGTTTTTCGTTTGCTCGTTCGTCGGTGCGGTCGGTGGCCGGAGGTGGCTCCGGCGCTAGAGCCGAAATTTCGGCGCGGAGGTCGGGCGTCATCTGGATGTCTAAGGACTTGAGCGAACCTTCCAACTGCTCCAGATTCCGCGCCCCAATGATAGGGGCGGTAATCGCCGGATGGCTGCTTACCCAGGCCACGGCCAACGCCGCCGGATCAAAACCATTGCTTTGGGCAAAGTTGGCAAAACGTTCGGCCACTTCATACACCCAATCCTCGCCGTAGCGGAGACTGTACATTTTGTTGTCTATGATCCGGCCAGATTTGGGGCGTTGCGAGACCCCGTACTTGCCGGTCAATAACCCACCACCCAGGGGGCTGTAACTGATGACCCCCAGTTTTTCCGACTCGGCCAGGGGCAAAATTTCCACTTCCGCCTGGCGTTTGACCAGATTATACATCGGCTGGATGCACTCAAAACGCGCCCAACCCTCCCTGGCCGAAATGCCCAGCGCTTTAGCAATTTGCCAGGCTGCAAAATTGCTGACCGCGGGATAGAGAATTTTGCCCTGAGTAACCAGGTCATCCAGGGCGCGCAGGGTTTCTTCCAGCGGTGTATGGGGGTCAAACCGATGGATAAAGTAAAGGTCAAGCCGGTCGGTTTGCAGCCGTTTCAGGCTGCCTTCAATCATGGCCATAATATGGCGGCGGGAGGCGCCCTGATCATTGGGGCCGCTACCCATAGCAAAACGGAACTTGCTGGTGATGACCAGTTCATGGCGGGAATCTTTTATGAGCTGCCCCAAAATTTCCTCGGAGCGCCCGCTCTGATAAACGTTGGCGCAATCAAAAAAATTAATGCCCATTTCGCGACAGCGATGAAACATGGCCGCCGCCGTCTCTTCGTTGGCGTCGCCGCCAAAAGACATGGCGCCAAAACACAACTGTGAAACTTGCACGCCGGTGTTGCCCAAAAATTTGTATTCCATTGTTGCTCCTTTGTTAGTGTTGAGTTTTTGCCGGGCGGGGTTTGCCAAAAGATCGGGGGATGATTTTGCCTGTTTATTTTAACATTCAATCTGTCTATTGACCAGGGACAAAGCGCCTTTTAAGGGGGGACATTTGTCCTTTTTCTTTGGCGTTGTCTAAAAACAACTCCCCGGCTTTGTTTATGAGGATGCCATTGTAACACATCCTGATTGACAGGTACAATCATTCATATTATATTGCCTGGGGTGGAGACGGGATGACGATCCCTATCGCCAAATACTCCGAACCTACGCAGCAAAGGTAAAAAAAATGAGCCAATCTCTTCGCACGGCCCTGGTTGGGTGTGGCAAAGTGGGCCATACCCACGCCCAGGCCCTGAAAGCCTTACCCCAATCTAAATTTGTGGCGGTGTGCAGCCGCAGCCGGGAGAAAGTGGACCATTTTGCCCGCCAGTATGAAGTATCAGGTTTTACCGACTATGCCCAAATGTTAACTGAAGCCAAAGTGCAGCTGGTGGCCATCTGTACGCCGCACCCGGTTCACGCCGAGCAGATTGTTGAGGCGGCCCGGCATGGCGTTCATGCTCTGGTGGAAAAACCGCTCGCCTCGGATTTAAACGATTGCGACCGGGCGATTGCGGCCTGCCGGCGGGCGGGGGTCAAATTGGGCGTTATTAGCCAGCGTCGTTTTTATCCGCCGGTGGTTCGGCTGCGGCAGGCTATTGCCACAGGCAAAATTGGCCGGCCGGTGCTGGCCAGCCTGACCGTGTTGGGCTGGCGCGATGCGGCTTACTATCAAGCAGACCCCTGGCGGGGCAAATGGGATACTGAAGGCGGCGGAGTGCTGGTCAATCAAACCCCGCACCAGTTGGACCTGTTCCAATGGCTGCTGGGGCCAATTGACGAACTTTTTGGTTATTGGGATAACTTGAATCATCCTTACGTTGAGGTCGAAGATACCGCCGTGGCCGTGGCGCGTTTTAAAAGCGGGACGTTGGGCCAGATAATGGTCAGCAACTCTCAGAAACCGGGACTTTACGGCAAAATCCATATTCATGGTTCAAACGGCGCTTCGGTGGGGGTGCAAACCGAAGGTGGGTCGCCCTTTATTGCCGGAGTGAGCACGGCCGTTGAGCCGCCTATCAACGACATCTGGACGGTGCCGGGGGAGGAACACCTTTTGTCACGCTGGCAGGAGGAAGATCGCCAAACTGCGGCTGAAATTGAGGTGATGACCCATTACCATCATGTTCAGATTGAAGATTTTTTGGGCGCCATTTTAAAAGACCGGGAGCCGGCGGTGAACGGCGAGGAAGGACGCAAGGTGGTAGAGATGTTCACGGCCATATACCGGGCGCAGCGAGACGGCCGCCCGATTAAATTCCCTCTGGCCCAGGAAACGGGCCGGGACGATCATGATGGTCGTTTGGCGTACATTACCCTCAGCAGGAGGAATGCATGAAGGCATTAATGTTGACCGAATACAATCATTTTGAGTACACCGATGTGCCCGAGCCTGAGCTTGGCCCCGCTGAGGTGTTGGTGCAAGTGAAGGCATGCGGCATTTGCGGCAGCGACATTCACGGGATGGACGGCAGTTCGGGCCGGAGAATTCCGCCGCTGATCATGGGGCACGAAGCCGCCGGAGTCGTTGCCCGGGTGGGCCATCGTGTTTCTGGGTGGCAGGTGGGCAACCGGGTGACGTTTGATTCCACCATTTATTGCGGCGCGTGTTATTTTTGCCGGCGGGGACAGATCAATTTGTGCGATCACCGTCGCGTTTTGGGCGTGTCGTGCGATGAGTACCGCCAGCATGGGGCTATGGCGGAATACGTGGCTGTGCCCCAACGGATTTTGTATCGTCTGCCGGATGAGGTTTCCTTTGCGCACGGGGCTATGGTTGAGCCGGTATCAATTGCGGTGCATGCGGTTTCGCGGGTGCCGGTAAGCCTGGACGATACGGCGGTGGTGGTTGGCGCGGGAATGATTGGCCTGCTGGTTATTCAGGTTTTGAAAATTGCCGGGTGTGGGCGGGTGATTGCCGTGGATTTGGACATCCACCGGTTACAACTGGCCCGTCAATTGGGCGCGGACGAGGCGCTGCGGCCGGACCGGGACGACGTGATTGGCGAAGTACGCCGGCTCACCGGAGGACTGGGGGCGGACCTGGCTTTTGAAGTGGTGGGGCTTGCCTCAACGGTCAAGCTGGCTGTGCAATCCTTAAAAAAGGGAGGGGTATTGGCCCTGGTGGGCAATCTTTTGCCCCAGGTGGAGTTACCGCTACAGACCGTGGTCACGCGCCAGTTGACCCTGGTGGGCTCGGCCGCCTCGTGCGGCCAATACCCGGCCTGCTTGAACATGATGGGCCGGGGTAGCCTTAACCTGAACGCGATTATCAGCGCGGTAGCGCCGTTGCGGGAAGGCGCGGCCTGGTTTGAGCGGCTTTATCGGCGAGAGGAAAACTTGCTCAAGGTAATTTTGGAGCCAGGTTAAAACTGCGGTGGGCAAGCATTTTTGTCCAGCAGAAATATTCTTGAGACTCAGTAGATCCAAATTTGGGCTGGTAGGCCGCATTTCAGTGCGTTTTTTTAGGCATTAAAATGCCCACTCTAAACAACGTTTTGGATCCACTAAGACTGCCGAAGTCTGAAGCCGTGATTTCCTAACAGGAGGCCTAAATTGCCAGTCCGGCTGGCGCGCTTTGGTATTTGGTTGCCGCCTGGGGGAAATTGATGATCAATTCTTCAGGTTGGGGAATATCGGAAAGATAAGCATCTAGCTCCAGTTCATAGCCAAGCCCCAGACCACTGAACTGGCCCACAGATTTACCCCTGATGCCAATCACGGGCAGGTTGGGATATTTACGCCGCACAGCGGGTAAGATCAGGCGCAGGTAACTATCCAGGCCTTCCAGGTCTATCAATAGAAAATCCCATAATTGTTGGGACGAATAAAGTCCATGGATGAGTTTGTCGCTGGTTTCAACCTGCATCCCGGCCTCAATGAGGGGCCGGGCCATTTGTTGCTCGTTGCGTTCGTTACTGCTGCAAATCAGAATATTGAGTGTTTCCATTTGTTCTCTCTTCCTCCTGACGGCCAAATAATAAGAGTGTGTTTCAAACCAGTTGAAGGAGTGCAGAATTCATTCTGCCTCTGCCAAAAAGCGAAATAAATTCCGCACTCCAGGGGTAGTCTCAATTCAAATGAAACACACCCAAATAATAACGCCCTGGGGTCACATCTTAACATTTAAATGAAAAAATGTAAAAAATGTTAAGATGAAATGATTTAGTCCAGGGGGCAAAGAGGTTGGCGTTTGCAGAAGTTTGCCGAAGATATTGTTAAGCATTACAGCCAAGTTTTAGTATAGCTCTAAACAGGGAGGGTGTGAAGCGTAGAATGTTCGGATTATGACATAGAATAAACCCGGTAGAAAATACGGGGAGACAAAAGCACTACCTCCGTAGTTTTTACGGAGGTGGCGAAGAAGCGCTTGATTATGGTTTCGTCAGGCGTGCCGGAAAAAGGCTTCACCATTCCTGCAAAATGATAAAACACCTAAAAATGGCTCAAAAATGCCTTTGATGATACGTAAAAAAGGAAGGGATTAATCACCCGGTTAGTAAAGGGCAAAATAATAGAATAGCTTGATGTATTCATTGCTGAACATTATCAAGCCCCGTTCTTTCTGCCACCAGTTGGTCTGGTCAAATTTCCAGTGGGGGGCAGCCGAGATGGTCAGGATGGCGTCTGAACCGGCCAACTCTCGGCCGGAGATCCACCTGGTTCGCCGGGTGTGGAAGGCGCTGGTTACCAGGACAATGCGCTTGAGATGGTGTTCTTTAACATATTGGTCAAGCATCATTGCTTCGTCGCGGGTGCTGGTAACGCCGCCGAGGGGTTGGAGCACGGTAATATTTTCGCCCGGCACGCCCAACTCTCGCATAACCCCAACCGCAACTTCGGTTTCATCAGGATAGAGGCCAATTTCAACTGCCGGCGAGTCTTCCGCCTGGGCAATGACAATTTGGGGGGCCAATCCTTGCTTAAACAGTTTAGCCGCGTGAAAAGGGCGCGTTTCAACCTCGCCGTTGAAGACAAAAATAAGATCGGCCGGTTGCAGGGGGTCATCCACAATCAGCAGGCTGGCCAGGCCAATGAGAATTTGTAGCCGGAAAATGTAGGCGAGCAGTCCCACCAGAACCAGGCTCAGAGCCGTCAGTAATAGAGTTTTGAGCCAGCGTAACCTACTATTTTGGGCCTGATTACGGGACAGGAGTGACCTCTAGATTTTCGACGATGTTAGAAAATACGTTGCCCACAGCCGGCCCAAGCAACATCAGAACGGCGATGATCACGCAGGCGGCCAGAATACAGATTACAATGAGGGCGATCAAAACCCACACTCCAATACCAACGGCTTTACCGGCCCCACCGGATGTACTTTCTTGATTTGCTGAAGATAGATCTTGCGACATGATTCCCTCCTGAATTTGGATAATAGTTCACTGACGCGGACATAAAACAGGAGCATTATACAGCAATCGGCCAAATTTGTCTTGTTTGGCCGGGCAATTTGTCTCATGGTTTGTTTCAGCGCAATTGGCCCCGCCGCTATTCTACGGCACAAGTACTGGTGGCGGTTTACAAAAAAGACCGGGCAGTCTGCCTGGTCTTTTGGGGTTAGGGTCAAGCCGGTGCGGCGGCCGGCGATTTTG
The sequence above is a segment of the Anaerolineae bacterium genome. Coding sequences within it:
- a CDS encoding SMP-30/gluconolactonase/LRE family protein, whose product is MNKLEHVLAVRNELGEGPLWHPEEQALYWVDIPRHNFHRLIPATGRHEVIAVGLPIGVLAFRAAGGLVMATRDGFALWDFNKQVLEFITDPEADRPQARFNDGAVDRQGRFWAGTMSEGFTNSLYRLDPDGSVHKMETGIGVSNGLGWSPDDKTMYFTDSPARAIYAYDFDSATGNIKNRRIFVQVPEDEGLPDGLAVDRDGFIWSAHWDGWKITRYSPAGQVERVIQMPVQRPTSCAFGGPNLDELYITSARPDLAEAELKNQPLAGDIFRLKVEVPGLSEAKFLG
- a CDS encoding aldo/keto reductase; this translates as MEYKFLGNTGVQVSQLCFGAMSFGGDANEETAAAMFHRCREMGINFFDCANVYQSGRSEEILGQLIKDSRHELVITSKFRFAMGSGPNDQGASRRHIMAMIEGSLKRLQTDRLDLYFIHRFDPHTPLEETLRALDDLVTQGKILYPAVSNFAAWQIAKALGISAREGWARFECIQPMYNLVKRQAEVEILPLAESEKLGVISYSPLGGGLLTGKYGVSQRPKSGRIIDNKMYSLRYGEDWVYEVAERFANFAQSNGFDPAALAVAWVSSHPAITAPIIGARNLEQLEGSLKSLDIQMTPDLRAEISALAPEPPPATDRTDERANEKQVKR
- a CDS encoding Gfo/Idh/MocA family oxidoreductase, whose amino-acid sequence is MSQSLRTALVGCGKVGHTHAQALKALPQSKFVAVCSRSREKVDHFARQYEVSGFTDYAQMLTEAKVQLVAICTPHPVHAEQIVEAARHGVHALVEKPLASDLNDCDRAIAACRRAGVKLGVISQRRFYPPVVRLRQAIATGKIGRPVLASLTVLGWRDAAYYQADPWRGKWDTEGGGVLVNQTPHQLDLFQWLLGPIDELFGYWDNLNHPYVEVEDTAVAVARFKSGTLGQIMVSNSQKPGLYGKIHIHGSNGASVGVQTEGGSPFIAGVSTAVEPPINDIWTVPGEEHLLSRWQEEDRQTAAEIEVMTHYHHVQIEDFLGAILKDREPAVNGEEGRKVVEMFTAIYRAQRDGRPIKFPLAQETGRDDHDGRLAYITLSRRNA
- a CDS encoding galactitol-1-phosphate 5-dehydrogenase; this encodes MKALMLTEYNHFEYTDVPEPELGPAEVLVQVKACGICGSDIHGMDGSSGRRIPPLIMGHEAAGVVARVGHRVSGWQVGNRVTFDSTIYCGACYFCRRGQINLCDHRRVLGVSCDEYRQHGAMAEYVAVPQRILYRLPDEVSFAHGAMVEPVSIAVHAVSRVPVSLDDTAVVVGAGMIGLLVIQVLKIAGCGRVIAVDLDIHRLQLARQLGADEALRPDRDDVIGEVRRLTGGLGADLAFEVVGLASTVKLAVQSLKKGGVLALVGNLLPQVELPLQTVVTRQLTLVGSAASCGQYPACLNMMGRGSLNLNAIISAVAPLREGAAWFERLYRREENLLKVILEPG
- a CDS encoding YdcF family protein, with protein sequence MGLLAYIFRLQILIGLASLLIVDDPLQPADLIFVFNGEVETRPFHAAKLFKQGLAPQIVIAQAEDSPAVEIGLYPDETEVAVGVMRELGVPGENITVLQPLGGVTSTRDEAMMLDQYVKEHHLKRIVLVTSAFHTRRTRWISGRELAGSDAILTISAAPHWKFDQTNWWQKERGLIMFSNEYIKLFYYFALY
- a CDS encoding pilus assembly protein, with the translated sequence MGVWVLIALIVICILAACVIIAVLMLLGPAVGNVFSNIVENLEVTPVP